TATCAAGACCTCTCCGACTGTCCTGCCTGTCTCTTCAGAAACTTCGGGATCAATTTCCGTTATTATGACTATCGGCCTGTCGCTCTCGGTATCGGTCTCCACTTCGAATTTTCCTGGATAGTATTCGTCAAAGATCTTATACTCTGTAGCGGAAAGAACTTCATCCTCGAAGAGGAATCTGTCGGCAAGGGTATCACCCTTATGAACTTCATCTTCATTCTGAACATATATGAGAGCACCTTCGAAAACCGGGTATTTTTTCTCAATTCCCGTCTCGTCCTTGACGATTACCCAGTTCAGTTCTCTCTCGGTACTGCTGTCGATTCTCTCGATAGTGACTTTACCGTCAATGTCTGTTGTAACCGGTCCATGAGGTGCCTTCACCTTGTAACCCTGCTCAACTTCGAAGCTGAGCTTCTTCGTGTAGATCTCATATTCAGTTTGGTACATCGTCATTCCAGGAAAAAAATCCGTCTCCTTGGGATCTGTGACCACATACAGCCTTTCAATTACTCTCTTCGATCCGTAGTAGATTATGTTCTCGAGATCCTTCGCAGGAATGTTGAGAAGTGATGACAGAACACTTGGCGCGCTCTTCAAATACCAAACGTGTGTGACAGGAGCGGCCAGCTCGATGTGACCCATCCTTCTTCTGCGAGCTTCTTTAGATTCGACTCGTACACCACAGCGTTCACAAACGGTTCCCTCGTACTTCTTTCCCTTGTACTTGCCGCATGTACACTCGTAATCTTTGGTCGGTCCAAAGATCTTCTCACAGAAAAGTCCGTCTCTTTCCGGTTTGAATGTACGATAATTAATCGTCTCGGGCTTCTTCACTTCCCCGCTTGACCAGCCCTTGATTCTGTCCGGTGAGGCAATATCGATTTCCAGCTTACTGACCTTTCTCTTGTATGTGCTTACTGGCATCTGCTTCCCTCCTTGAGGGGTAGCTCCCTTCTATTGATTCTCATAATTTATCCACATCCAACTCGACATTATTCTGGTCAAAAACCTTAACGTCGAGAGAGAGTCCCTGCAGCTCTTTTATAAGGACTTTGAAACTCTCCGGAATACCTGGTTCTGGTATATTAATTCCCTTCAGTATTGCCTTATACACATCGTTCCTTCCCTTGATGTCATCAGACTTTATCGTCAGCATCTCATTCAATGTGTGGGCCGCTCCATAGGCTTCAAGCGCCCATACCTCCATCTCGCCAAATCTCTGGCCACCAAAGTGGGCCTTTCCACCGAGAGGCTGTTGATGAATGAGCGAGTAAGGACCTGTAGATCTCGCGTGAATCTTATCCTTTGCTATATGAACGAGTTTAAGCATGTACATAATTCCCACAACAATCGGGAAGTCAAAAGGACTACCGGTGCGGCCATCTCTCAGGGTTACCTTACCGGTCTTCAACTCTTCACTATCTCCGTCTTCGAGGCCAAACTTTTTCCTGGCTTCATAAAGCTCGGTCATGATTTCTTCTTCTGTAGCTCCATCAAAGATGGGAGTCGCAAAATAGCGATTTGTAAGCTTTCCCAGCCATCCAAGATGTGTCTCAAGTACCTGCCCGACATTCATTCTCGACGGGACACCCAGAGGAGAAAGCACAAGCTGGATTGGAGTTCCGTCTGGAAGGAAAGGCATGTCTTCCTTCGGTATAATATTCGAAACAACGCCTTTATTACCATGCCTTCCAGCAAGCTTGTCACCAACATCTAAAGGCTTTCTGATTCCAACGAATACTTTGACAAGCTTGTTGATGCCAGATCCAAGCTCAGATACTTCTTCTTTTTCGAAGACCTTGACATCGATTACTCTTCCCTCGACACCATGAGGAAGCTTCAGTGATGAATCCTTCACATCTCTTCCCCTATCTCCGAAAACAGACCTTATTATCTTCTCTTCAGGAGTTGTTTCGGACTCGCCTTTGGGTGTGACTTTTCCAACAAGAATGTCTTGTGATGTAACATACGCACCTACTCTGACTATTCCGCTTTCATCAAGATTCTTGAGCGCTTCCTTCGACACGTTGGGAATATCAGCAGTGATCTCTTCCGGACCTAGCTGGGTATCTCTCGCGATCGTCTCATACATCTCAACGTGGATAGTCGTGAAAGTGTCATCTTCAAGAAGTTCCTGGTTGACCAAAATAGCATCTTCGAAGTTGTACCCTTCCCAGGGCATAAAAGCTACCAGCACGTTCTTCCCAAGGGCAAGCTCTCCCATTTCCGTAGAGGGACCGTCCGCGATCGGAGCTCCTTTTTCCACTTCCTCACCAACGGATACTATTGGTCTTTGGTTTACCGCAGTGTCCTGGTTTGTCCTCACGAATTTGAACAGAGAATAAACATCTTCGACTGACTTTCCTTTCTCATCAAGCTCAGGATTGCCTTTATCATCAAGCCTCTGCACGATTATTCTTCGGCCGTCAACACTAATTACCTTGCCCTTGTGCTTTGCAAGCACAACATATCCTGAATCTCTGGCAGCCACACCTTCAACACCGGTCCCAACAATGGGAGCTTCGGATTTGATTACGGGTACGGCCTGTCTTTGCATATTTGATCCCATTAATGCTCTATTGGCATCGTCGTTTTCCAGAAACGGTATCAAAGAAGTCGAGATTGAAACGATCTGTTTGGGAGAGACCGACATGTAATCAACATCTTCCCTATTAACATACCTTACCTCTCCCGCATAACGGATTTCAACGTTTTCATCTAGAATACGCCCATTTCCGTCCATTGCGATAGTGGAGTGAGCTATGTTGTAACGCTCTTCTTCATCTGCGGCAAGATATACAATATCGTCACTAGCTACTCCCTTCTGAACCTTTCTGTAAGGAGTCAGGAGAAATCCGAACTTGTCTATCTTTGCAAAGGTAGCCATCGAAGTCATCAGTCCAATATTGGCGCCTTCAGGGGTCTCAATGGGACACATTCTACCGTAGTGAGAGTGATGAACGTCACGAACCTCGAATCTTGCGTGTTCTCTTTTCAAGCCGCCTGGTCCGATGGCAGAAAGTCTCCTCTTGTTAGTCAACTCCGCTAGCGGATTAACCTGGTCCATAAACTGAGAAAGCTGACTCGTTGCAAAGAACTGATGCAGAGTGGTCATTAGCGTTCTTACATTCACAAGACTCTGCACCGCAATTTTGTCGAAGGAAGTATATATGGTAAGCTTCTCCTCGAGGAGCTTATGTATTTTAATGAATGCCTTCTCGAATTCTGTTTCCATGAGTTCGCCCACCGTTCTAACTCGTTTGTTTCCAAGGTGGTCCTTCGTATCGAGAAGTTCCGGTCGGCTTTCAATTTCTGTCAGGTGCCTTGCCGCAAGGACTACATCGAGAACTGTAAGAACACTGGACTCTTCTGCGTAATCCGTGTCCTTCGAAACTTTCTTTCCTTCAAACTCCTTCAGGTAGTCTTGATAAACCTTCTTAAGCCGGCTGTTGACCTTGTATCTGCCGACATCGGAAAAGTCAAAACGGTCGGGGCTGAAGTATAGATTGGTTATGTAGCTCTTCGCGGCATTTATTCGAGGAATCTCACCGGGTCTGAGCTTTCTGAAAAGCTCAATATAAGCGGCATCTTCGGTCATCCCTTCTCCATATGTCTTCTGCAAAGCAATGAAAGTCTTCATTGCTATAGGAAGCGGCAGCTTTACGGTCTTTACGTCTGCCTCGATTGCTTTTGCGATAATATCTTCAGTCAGTAACGCTCCCTTTTCTGCTATCAACTCTCCGCCTGGAGTCTTGATGTCTTCGAGAATAATACTTCCAACATTCGCGAGCAGTTCATCTTCGTCCGACCCATCGTATCCAGTTTCGAAAAGTCTGAGCAAATCGAGATCGTTCTCGTAACCCAGAGCCTTCAAAAAGACAAAGAAATTCAGTTTTCTTCTTCTGTCTATTCTAGCCTGCATTATCTGCTTGTTTGGATTGAGGAGAATCTCGAACCAAGCTCCCTTTACAGGCAGAAAATGCGCGACATAAATGGGAAGAGAACCCGATACCGCCTTCGTAGGTTCATCAACAAAATAGACACCAGGAGATCTCACGAGCTGATTGACGATCACTCTTTCCGCTCC
Above is a genomic segment from Mesotoga infera containing:
- a CDS encoding DNA-directed RNA polymerase subunit beta encodes the protein SVLKKYSPIKSQIQRSDLKKGEKGFSLDFVSTRIGEAKHSIQECKDKGLTYSVPLYVTVRITDLYTGEIKEEEAFFGYLPYMTDNASFIINGAERVIVNQLVRSPGVYFVDEPTKAVSGSLPIYVAHFLPVKGAWFEILLNPNKQIMQARIDRRRKLNFFVFLKALGYENDLDLLRLFETGYDGSDEDELLANVGSIILEDIKTPGGELIAEKGALLTEDIIAKAIEADVKTVKLPLPIAMKTFIALQKTYGEGMTEDAAYIELFRKLRPGEIPRINAAKSYITNLYFSPDRFDFSDVGRYKVNSRLKKVYQDYLKEFEGKKVSKDTDYAEESSVLTVLDVVLAARHLTEIESRPELLDTKDHLGNKRVRTVGELMETEFEKAFIKIHKLLEEKLTIYTSFDKIAVQSLVNVRTLMTTLHQFFATSQLSQFMDQVNPLAELTNKRRLSAIGPGGLKREHARFEVRDVHHSHYGRMCPIETPEGANIGLMTSMATFAKIDKFGFLLTPYRKVQKGVASDDIVYLAADEEERYNIAHSTIAMDGNGRILDENVEIRYAGEVRYVNREDVDYMSVSPKQIVSISTSLIPFLENDDANRALMGSNMQRQAVPVIKSEAPIVGTGVEGVAARDSGYVVLAKHKGKVISVDGRRIIVQRLDDKGNPELDEKGKSVEDVYSLFKFVRTNQDTAVNQRPIVSVGEEVEKGAPIADGPSTEMGELALGKNVLVAFMPWEGYNFEDAILVNQELLEDDTFTTIHVEMYETIARDTQLGPEEITADIPNVSKEALKNLDESGIVRVGAYVTSQDILVGKVTPKGESETTPEEKIIRSVFGDRGRDVKDSSLKLPHGVEGRVIDVKVFEKEEVSELGSGINKLVKVFVGIRKPLDVGDKLAGRHGNKGVVSNIIPKEDMPFLPDGTPIQLVLSPLGVPSRMNVGQVLETHLGWLGKLTNRYFATPIFDGATEEEIMTELYEARKKFGLEDGDSEELKTGKVTLRDGRTGSPFDFPIVVGIMYMLKLVHIAKDKIHARSTGPYSLIHQQPLGGKAHFGGQRFGEMEVWALEAYGAAHTLNEMLTIKSDDIKGRNDVYKAILKGINIPEPGIPESFKVLIKELQGLSLDVKVFDQNNVELDVDKL